From one Aptenodytes patagonicus chromosome 16, bAptPat1.pri.cur, whole genome shotgun sequence genomic stretch:
- the SUMO2 gene encoding small ubiquitin-related modifier 2 yields MADEKPKEGVKTENNDHINLKVAGQDGSVVQFKIKRHTPLSKLMKAYCERQGLSMRQIRFRFDGQPINETDTPAQLEMEDEDTIDVFQQQTGGVY; encoded by the exons ATGGCCGACGAGAAGCCCAAG GAAGGAGTGAAGACTGAAAACAATGACCACATTAATCTGAAGGTGGCAGGGCAAGATGGGTCTGTGGTGCAGTTTAAGATTAAGAGGCATACACCACTTAGTAAACTAATGAAAGCCTATTGTGAACGACAG GGGTTGTCAATGAGGCAAATCAGATTCCGGTTCGATGGGCAGCCAATTAATGAAACAGACACACCTGCACAG TTGGAAATGGAGGATGAAGATACAATTGATGTGTTccagcagcaaacaggaggagtttactaa